A stretch of Haloprofundus halophilus DNA encodes these proteins:
- a CDS encoding YqjF family protein, with translation MVLLLAMGWRHLLFENWRVDPDRLADHLPEALAVDEYDGSGWLSVVPFTNVSVRPKGLPRRLGLSLPELNLRTYVTYEGEPAVYFFNLDAQGALSVLGARVFHHLPYYYARISLELDDGRVEFRSRRLHPGDRPAHYRATYWPTGDPFSSADDPLAAFLTERYRFYTEAPDGTVRYTDVDHDSWTLYPADATVETETLFRANGFARPDGEPIRYYSRGLDVVASPSASVR, from the coding sequence ATGGTACTCCTGCTGGCGATGGGGTGGCGGCATCTCCTGTTCGAGAACTGGCGCGTCGACCCCGACCGCCTCGCCGACCACCTCCCCGAGGCGCTCGCCGTCGACGAGTACGACGGGTCCGGCTGGCTCTCGGTGGTACCGTTCACGAACGTGAGCGTCCGCCCGAAAGGGCTCCCGCGGCGGCTGGGGCTCTCGCTCCCCGAACTGAACCTCCGAACGTACGTCACCTACGAGGGCGAACCGGCGGTGTACTTCTTCAATCTCGACGCGCAGGGGGCTCTGAGCGTCCTCGGCGCGCGGGTGTTCCACCACCTCCCGTACTACTACGCCCGAATCTCGCTCGAACTCGACGACGGCCGCGTCGAGTTTCGGAGTCGACGACTCCACCCCGGCGACAGACCCGCACACTACCGGGCGACCTACTGGCCGACGGGCGACCCGTTCTCCTCGGCCGACGACCCGCTGGCGGCGTTCCTGACCGAGCGTTACCGGTTCTACACCGAAGCGCCCGACGGGACGGTTCGGTACACCGATGTCGACCACGACTCGTGGACGCTGTATCCGGCCGACGCGACGGTCGAAACCGAGACGCTCTTTCGCGCGAACGGCTTCGCCCGGCCCGACGGAGAGCCGATTCGTTACTACAGTCGGGGTCTGGACGTCGTCGCATCGCCGAGCGCGTCCGTCCGATAG
- a CDS encoding S8 family peptidase, with translation MTQHNRRTFLKFTGTALGGLALGAGTAAGATGADDRFLVDLREVSRADVPDSVEIVHDLSEVDLLVARGDAAAVGGAAATTPDVTVYQANGGVAAEADGPKASEESASHNHDGPATNTELQWDKRVQNVGDLTDKPGDGTFVHDVTKGAGTRVAVVDSGVYDAHPDLADVVNPELSANFTTDGMDFRPNGAGSHGTHVAGTIAATNSNDGPAGGVLGTAPETELLSLRVFSGVEGATGDTLMALVYAANQGCDAANISLGYPYPYVDPEQFPELLAIKEAYRRVAAYAREKEMVIVNSAGNDGLDMDAEGILSLPTEVDGIFGVSATGPIGYGWGGKHSDNEEKWLTGNRLEEETTDPAFYTNYGSAVEVSAAGGDADLDALDGGVEGAERDLVFSTVNLVEEDGSVVAGYGWKAGTSMAAPQVSGAVALVRSLRPDAGAEEVEALIRDTASSVKDSDDAYHGAGHLDLKRLVKAAQ, from the coding sequence GTGACTCAGCATAACAGGCGGACGTTCCTGAAGTTCACCGGCACAGCACTCGGCGGTCTCGCACTCGGCGCGGGGACCGCAGCAGGCGCGACAGGAGCGGACGACCGGTTCCTCGTCGACCTTCGCGAGGTCTCTCGCGCGGACGTCCCCGACAGCGTCGAAATCGTCCACGACCTCTCGGAAGTCGACTTGCTGGTCGCCCGCGGCGACGCCGCGGCCGTCGGCGGGGCGGCCGCGACGACGCCGGACGTGACGGTGTATCAGGCGAACGGCGGCGTCGCGGCGGAGGCCGACGGTCCGAAAGCGAGCGAGGAGAGCGCGAGCCACAACCACGACGGCCCCGCGACGAACACCGAACTCCAGTGGGACAAGCGCGTCCAGAACGTCGGCGACCTGACCGACAAACCCGGCGACGGGACGTTCGTCCACGACGTGACGAAGGGCGCGGGTACGCGCGTCGCCGTCGTCGATTCCGGCGTCTACGACGCGCACCCGGACCTCGCCGACGTGGTGAACCCCGAGCTCTCGGCGAACTTCACGACCGACGGTATGGACTTCCGGCCGAACGGCGCGGGCAGCCACGGCACCCACGTCGCCGGAACCATCGCGGCGACGAACAGCAACGACGGCCCCGCCGGCGGCGTGCTCGGCACCGCCCCGGAGACCGAACTGCTCTCGCTGCGCGTCTTCTCCGGCGTCGAGGGCGCGACCGGCGATACGCTCATGGCGCTCGTCTACGCGGCCAATCAGGGCTGCGACGCCGCCAACATCAGCCTCGGCTACCCGTATCCGTACGTCGACCCCGAGCAGTTCCCCGAACTGCTCGCCATCAAAGAGGCGTACCGCCGCGTCGCCGCGTACGCGCGCGAGAAGGAGATGGTTATCGTCAACTCCGCCGGCAACGACGGCCTCGACATGGACGCCGAGGGTATTCTGAGCCTGCCGACCGAGGTCGACGGTATCTTCGGCGTCTCCGCCACCGGCCCAATCGGCTACGGCTGGGGCGGCAAGCACTCCGACAACGAGGAGAAGTGGCTGACCGGGAATCGCCTCGAAGAGGAGACGACGGACCCGGCGTTCTACACGAACTACGGTAGCGCCGTCGAGGTCTCCGCCGCCGGCGGTGACGCCGACCTCGACGCGCTCGACGGCGGCGTCGAGGGCGCAGAGCGCGACCTCGTGTTCTCGACGGTCAACCTCGTCGAGGAGGACGGCTCCGTCGTCGCCGGCTACGGCTGGAAGGCCGGAACGTCGATGGCCGCGCCGCAGGTGTCGGGAGCAGTGGCGCTCGTCCGCTCGCTGCGACCCGACGCCGGTGCCGAGGAGGTCGAGGCGCTCATCCGAGACACCGCCAGCAGCGTGAAGGATAGCGACGACGCCTACCACGGCGCGGGTCACCTCGACCTGAAACGACTGGTGAAAGCCGCGCAGTAA
- a CDS encoding PQQ-binding-like beta-propeller repeat protein produces the protein MRSSPATVHRLLNRGNKPVCTRLCHFALFYSERKHIPGRREAAAMRTSSSRRQLLQTLATGGTLALAGCTSTRTEQPPADDSSSDTPTASATDSPDTPGELTSGPDERETRTPPGSPELSPSGQWPTYRFDAANTGYNPSGAGLRNADHYWRLQPVGPASVADGTLFTLSGESEYTSLTRRDPATIEIETQTRLVQYGTNSPPTVVGDRVYVTSFIEVFCLAADRDELLWRGPEMDGIQGNPTVSDGTVYVNSGGFRSVSPHLRAFDAETGEEQWRYDIESESKSTPAVADGRVFVNSRDGLHAVDATDGSAQFTVEEAADEWGTPAVDDDTVYAVAYRDGPDELLAIDVTDGSVRWRMSAGAMRSDPPVVTPDAVYVGTEESIVAVDPTNGRKALTLGGSGEPVARVGDVLYTVRRGTVSALDTAGEGELWSYETEEVQVQDTIGQTIYGVTPVDDAVYVSARDGFHGIGLSNS, from the coding sequence TTGCGCTCGTCACCCGCAACCGTCCACAGATTACTCAACAGAGGAAATAAGCCAGTCTGCACCCGTCTCTGTCACTTCGCTCTGTTCTATTCGGAGAGAAAACATATACCAGGTCGTAGAGAAGCGGCAGCCATGCGGACCTCCAGCTCTCGTCGACAACTCCTCCAAACGCTCGCCACAGGAGGGACACTCGCTCTCGCCGGGTGTACGTCCACCCGGACAGAGCAACCACCCGCGGACGACTCGTCCAGCGATACACCGACTGCGTCGGCGACCGACTCACCGGACACGCCCGGAGAACTCACTTCGGGTCCCGACGAGCGAGAAACGCGGACGCCCCCGGGGTCACCGGAGCTCTCCCCGAGCGGTCAGTGGCCTACCTACCGGTTCGACGCGGCCAACACCGGCTACAACCCGTCCGGAGCGGGCCTCCGGAACGCTGACCACTATTGGCGGCTCCAGCCTGTCGGACCTGCGAGCGTCGCCGACGGCACATTGTTCACACTTTCGGGCGAGTCGGAATACACGTCGCTTACTCGAAGAGACCCTGCTACCATCGAGATCGAGACGCAGACACGACTCGTCCAGTATGGGACGAACTCACCACCGACGGTGGTCGGAGACCGGGTATACGTAACATCGTTCATCGAGGTGTTCTGTCTGGCGGCCGACCGGGATGAACTGCTGTGGCGCGGCCCCGAGATGGACGGCATTCAGGGGAACCCGACGGTCAGCGATGGAACGGTGTACGTCAACAGCGGTGGCTTTCGATCTGTATCACCGCATCTGCGAGCGTTCGACGCAGAGACGGGCGAAGAACAGTGGCGCTACGACATTGAGAGTGAATCGAAGTCGACACCGGCGGTCGCCGACGGCCGCGTCTTCGTCAACAGCCGTGACGGACTCCACGCCGTCGACGCAACCGACGGAAGCGCGCAGTTCACCGTCGAGGAGGCGGCCGACGAATGGGGGACGCCTGCGGTCGATGACGACACCGTGTACGCAGTGGCGTATCGTGACGGCCCTGACGAACTGCTCGCTATCGACGTCACCGACGGAAGCGTTCGCTGGCGTATGTCTGCCGGAGCGATGCGAAGCGACCCACCCGTCGTCACTCCGGATGCGGTGTACGTCGGGACGGAGGAGAGTATCGTCGCCGTCGACCCCACCAACGGGCGCAAGGCACTGACACTCGGCGGAAGCGGCGAACCGGTCGCCCGCGTCGGCGACGTGCTCTACACGGTTCGGCGGGGGACGGTATCGGCGCTTGATACCGCCGGTGAGGGCGAACTCTGGAGCTACGAGACCGAGGAAGTACAAGTGCAAGATACGATTGGGCAGACGATCTACGGTGTTACTCCCGTCGACGACGCCGTATACGTGAGCGCCCGAGACGGATTCCACGGCATCGGTCTGAGCAACTCTTGA
- a CDS encoding Cdc6/Cdc18 family protein codes for MINDARVLQPEFIPQEIEHRNQETNVLSNALKPIMDGQPGETSLLLGPSGAGKTCIAQFTVERLRENVLDINTQYINCWQDYTRFRVLYRILEGIDQTVDIHRRSTPRDELLTRIQEYDGPHYVVILDEVDQLEDKSVLYDLYRTRKITMVLIANREEDLFSMFDERLTSRLHGSVRVEFERYHLDELVAILAARARWGLSENAIGNQQLALIADAAAGDARIGISILRNAARLADQQSCNTISNEILHEAVPDGREEIRRSTADKLREHQRALYEILLEEGEMSPGDLYDEYCEYVDEPKTKRTVRNYLQKMEQYRLVVAQGEKRARTYRPRENGS; via the coding sequence ATGATCAACGATGCTCGCGTTCTACAGCCCGAGTTCATCCCTCAGGAGATCGAGCATCGCAATCAGGAGACGAACGTCCTCTCGAACGCGCTCAAACCGATTATGGATGGTCAGCCGGGAGAGACCTCACTCCTCCTTGGACCATCCGGTGCTGGGAAAACGTGCATTGCGCAGTTTACCGTCGAACGCCTCCGAGAGAACGTCCTCGACATCAACACACAGTACATCAACTGCTGGCAGGACTACACTCGGTTTCGTGTGCTTTACCGTATTCTCGAAGGTATCGACCAAACGGTGGATATTCACCGACGCTCCACACCACGGGACGAACTCCTGACTCGGATCCAAGAGTACGATGGGCCGCACTACGTTGTCATTCTCGACGAAGTCGACCAACTCGAAGATAAGAGCGTTCTCTATGACCTCTATCGCACGCGTAAGATTACGATGGTGCTCATCGCCAACCGCGAAGAGGACCTGTTCTCGATGTTCGACGAACGCTTGACGAGCCGTCTGCACGGGAGCGTCCGGGTTGAATTCGAGAGATACCACCTCGACGAACTCGTCGCGATTTTAGCTGCGCGGGCACGCTGGGGATTATCGGAAAATGCTATCGGAAATCAGCAACTCGCTCTCATTGCCGATGCTGCAGCCGGTGATGCACGGATCGGAATCAGCATTCTTCGCAACGCCGCGCGACTCGCAGATCAGCAGTCTTGCAACACAATCTCGAATGAGATTCTACACGAGGCTGTCCCCGACGGACGCGAAGAGATCCGACGGTCGACTGCTGACAAATTGCGCGAGCATCAGCGCGCCCTCTACGAAATTTTACTCGAAGAAGGCGAGATGAGTCCGGGCGATCTCTACGACGAATACTGTGAGTACGTCGACGAACCAAAGACGAAGCGAACCGTTCGTAACTACCTCCAAAAGATGGAGCAGTATCGACTCGTCGTCGCCCAAGGTGAGAAGCGTGCGCGGACCTACAGACCTCGGGAAAATGGGTCCTGA
- a CDS encoding type B DNA-directed DNA polymerase, with translation MSFKFDYLEGDVLEWSLTPDGVEFTRNSSYEPTIYVSAHGEGDLAEVSEVLRRHPKVTLAHLVEERIGFRHDQEPVLRVDVVDLDAVTDVAHEVRGWRKPGEYRCYNVDLSREFRYCLEEGVSSTPERTLTVLDISISESQLASGRITTADLDDETISGTQEEVLEVVHDRLSADDPDVLLLNTSEAVPGLYEQAERVGNREFELGRLPGWQQLAGESTYASYGNVGHSPARYNLPGRVIIDRSNTFMWNQTNLDGCLDLVERSGKPLQELAWSSIGTILTAIQIREARKRGVLVPWNSWRHEQFKTMCQLHEADRGGFTFAPKVGLHEDVHELDFSSLYPNIIVTRNVSPEKIRCECHADREDVPGLGYCICDERGYLPAVLEPLIEDRDAIKAELRETDDPERENVLEGRSNAIKWILVSCFGYQGFSNAKFGRIECHEAINAFAREILLDSKQVFEQNGWEIVHGIVDSIWVRRIRDEEQTPLDELVEQISQGVGIRLEYEAAYDWIAFVPMRDSDAGALTKYFGKVADEDEYKYRGIECRQRSTPAFIEEAQTDMIRILDEYQEPEPVCDRLKLWVKRLRSGGVEPEDLLINNRVTKHVDEYSQYTRNVAALERAEGHGLSRSPGESVSYVVVDDEKRSRDRVALAHEDLSTYDVDFYETQLLRAAESVLSPLGWRRSAIENALSGSQDSKLSAFERWG, from the coding sequence ATGTCGTTCAAATTCGACTATCTCGAAGGCGACGTACTCGAGTGGTCACTAACTCCTGACGGTGTGGAGTTCACTCGAAACTCGTCGTACGAGCCGACGATATACGTCTCGGCGCACGGAGAGGGCGACCTTGCGGAGGTCTCGGAAGTCCTTCGTCGACATCCCAAGGTCACACTCGCACACTTGGTAGAGGAGCGAATCGGGTTCAGACACGATCAAGAACCGGTGCTTCGCGTCGATGTTGTCGACTTAGATGCAGTTACTGATGTTGCACACGAAGTCAGGGGGTGGAGAAAACCCGGCGAGTACCGATGCTACAACGTCGATTTGAGCCGTGAGTTCAGGTATTGCCTCGAAGAAGGCGTGTCGTCGACACCCGAGCGAACACTCACAGTTCTCGATATCTCCATTTCAGAGTCTCAGCTGGCCAGTGGACGAATTACGACGGCTGATCTGGACGACGAGACGATAAGTGGAACGCAAGAGGAGGTCCTTGAAGTAGTCCACGACCGGCTCAGTGCTGACGACCCCGACGTCCTTCTACTCAACACAAGTGAGGCAGTTCCGGGGTTGTACGAACAAGCCGAACGAGTTGGGAACCGAGAGTTCGAGTTAGGACGCCTCCCTGGTTGGCAACAGCTCGCTGGAGAGTCGACGTACGCGAGTTATGGGAACGTCGGTCACTCGCCAGCGCGGTACAACCTCCCTGGGCGGGTGATTATCGACCGCTCGAACACGTTCATGTGGAACCAGACGAATCTCGATGGCTGCCTTGACCTCGTCGAACGGTCAGGAAAACCGCTTCAGGAGTTAGCCTGGTCGTCTATCGGAACTATCCTCACAGCGATTCAGATTCGAGAGGCGCGGAAACGAGGTGTGTTGGTGCCGTGGAACTCCTGGCGGCACGAGCAGTTCAAGACGATGTGTCAGTTGCACGAAGCCGACCGTGGTGGGTTCACGTTCGCACCGAAGGTCGGCCTGCACGAGGATGTCCACGAACTCGACTTCTCGTCGCTGTACCCGAACATCATCGTTACCCGTAACGTGAGTCCTGAGAAGATTCGCTGTGAGTGCCACGCCGATCGAGAAGACGTTCCCGGACTCGGGTACTGTATCTGCGACGAACGTGGCTATCTTCCAGCTGTCCTCGAACCGCTCATCGAAGATCGCGACGCGATTAAAGCTGAACTCCGCGAGACAGACGATCCAGAGCGAGAGAATGTGTTAGAAGGGCGTTCGAACGCCATCAAGTGGATTCTCGTCTCCTGTTTCGGGTATCAGGGATTTTCGAACGCGAAGTTCGGCCGCATCGAGTGCCACGAAGCGATTAACGCGTTCGCTCGTGAGATCTTGCTCGACTCGAAGCAAGTGTTCGAACAGAATGGCTGGGAAATTGTCCACGGTATCGTCGACAGTATCTGGGTCCGCCGAATCAGAGACGAGGAGCAAACGCCACTCGACGAACTCGTCGAGCAAATCAGCCAAGGAGTAGGGATTCGGTTGGAGTACGAAGCGGCGTATGACTGGATTGCATTCGTCCCGATGCGCGATAGCGACGCTGGTGCGCTGACGAAGTATTTCGGGAAAGTCGCCGACGAGGACGAATACAAGTATCGAGGTATCGAGTGCCGACAGCGCAGCACGCCAGCCTTTATCGAAGAAGCGCAGACGGACATGATTCGAATCCTCGACGAGTATCAAGAGCCAGAGCCAGTCTGCGATCGACTGAAGCTGTGGGTCAAGCGTCTGCGGAGCGGTGGCGTTGAACCGGAAGACCTCCTCATCAACAACCGAGTCACGAAGCACGTCGACGAGTATTCGCAGTACACGCGAAACGTCGCGGCACTCGAACGGGCCGAGGGACACGGCCTCAGTAGGAGTCCAGGTGAGAGTGTCTCCTACGTCGTCGTTGACGACGAGAAACGGTCGAGAGATCGGGTAGCGTTGGCACACGAAGATCTCTCTACGTACGATGTCGACTTCTACGAGACGCAACTTCTCCGTGCAGCCGAGAGTGTTCTTTCGCCGCTCGGATGGCGTCGCTCTGCTATCGAGAACGCGTTGTCAGGGTCGCAGGACTCGAAGCTCTCAGCGTTCGAAAGGTGGGGATAG
- a CDS encoding GIY-YIG nuclease family protein, with the protein MSKHPSKDEVWDEWVRRTVLADINTVDTPDPVPIIDDSGEEIEVTDEYESYRLGRGRGDHLYLLYLLDGLGEKPSDIIPVYIGETGSVASRLLTHFRKLRNALPISDWEDDGSWGSFGKYDHIATVYDRTDSPLYAWVVDVNEIDVGPYGYPTYRQELEAKTVGLVHSNPRFNRTFANRDFVPNRVAHEMGKVGTEWVDLADDTPNEEAQIAANKAGRDLSGKSKSDLWHDWVEQTICREIRGSEEDPIPLFQTDENLVVDFKERGSSTVLKRSEAIDSRIRQEGKRCVHRTGVKDGPNGLLYVMYQLATDNPSPEDITPRYIGKAEAYGKKNELSGNFEEIAKDRTGTGCFARWGDGNYYHIGELSRTVFGKDSKKLSWASELFDQGTHQLKEQTYLWIRAWDPQKHPGPYGYPAYLAEVEALLIGLAYEAYPNQLLNHKEVPAEAPSNQGGFQFRPASVR; encoded by the coding sequence ATGTCAAAACATCCCTCAAAGGACGAGGTCTGGGATGAGTGGGTTAGACGAACTGTACTCGCGGATATCAATACAGTTGACACGCCGGATCCAGTTCCAATAATCGACGATTCGGGCGAAGAGATAGAGGTGACTGATGAATATGAATCCTACCGATTGGGACGGGGGAGAGGCGATCATCTGTATCTCTTGTATCTCCTTGACGGATTGGGCGAGAAACCTTCAGACATTATTCCAGTCTACATCGGTGAAACGGGTAGTGTCGCAAGTCGGCTCCTGACTCATTTCAGAAAGCTACGCAATGCCCTCCCAATCTCCGACTGGGAAGACGATGGATCTTGGGGGAGCTTCGGGAAATACGATCATATTGCGACCGTCTACGACCGTACTGATTCACCGCTCTATGCATGGGTGGTTGATGTCAACGAGATCGACGTCGGTCCATATGGGTATCCCACATATCGACAGGAGCTTGAGGCGAAGACGGTCGGTCTCGTCCATTCGAATCCTCGATTCAATCGAACCTTCGCGAACCGAGATTTCGTTCCAAACAGAGTCGCTCATGAGATGGGGAAAGTGGGAACAGAGTGGGTGGATTTGGCAGATGACACGCCTAATGAAGAAGCACAGATAGCCGCCAACAAAGCGGGTCGAGACCTGAGCGGTAAGAGCAAATCAGACCTCTGGCACGACTGGGTCGAGCAAACAATCTGTCGAGAGATCCGCGGCTCCGAAGAAGACCCGATTCCATTGTTCCAGACGGACGAAAATCTCGTTGTCGATTTTAAGGAACGTGGTTCGTCGACAGTACTCAAGCGGAGCGAAGCCATTGATTCCCGTATCCGTCAGGAAGGAAAGCGCTGTGTCCACAGAACGGGTGTGAAAGACGGACCTAACGGGCTACTATACGTTATGTACCAGCTCGCCACCGATAACCCATCACCAGAAGACATCACCCCACGGTATATTGGCAAGGCAGAGGCCTATGGGAAAAAGAACGAACTGAGTGGGAACTTCGAGGAGATTGCGAAGGATCGGACTGGAACTGGATGTTTCGCTCGATGGGGTGATGGGAATTACTACCACATAGGAGAGCTATCAAGGACGGTGTTCGGGAAAGATTCGAAGAAGCTCAGCTGGGCGAGCGAGTTGTTCGATCAAGGTACACACCAGCTCAAGGAGCAAACGTACCTATGGATACGTGCTTGGGACCCGCAAAAACACCCTGGGCCATATGGCTATCCAGCGTACTTGGCAGAGGTAGAAGCACTGTTGATCGGGTTGGCTTACGAAGCATATCCGAATCAACTCCTGAACCACAAAGAGGTCCCAGCAGAAGCGCCTTCTAATCAGGGTGGGTTCCAGTTTCGGCCTGCTTCTGTTAGGTAA
- a CDS encoding DUF429 domain-containing protein, protein MHVVGVDGCPDGWLAVNYEDQKYNRTDLYQNIEELWENHRDAETILIDVPIGLREKSNDKRHCDSKAREKLSPDRHTSVFPTPVREAVHCEDYESAKAKQEKLTDGSLGTQTWAISDKIKELDEFLRNTEDARGIVREAHPEVCFWAFNDEEAIEYSKTSQPLTAFWSRVNVLERVDEDVLTHLRDGGLAVETEASNDDLLDAFVLALTASARTGPLQTLPEDPEDDPKGLPMEMVYAVR, encoded by the coding sequence ATGCACGTTGTTGGTGTCGACGGTTGTCCTGACGGTTGGCTTGCAGTGAACTATGAGGATCAAAAGTACAACAGAACGGATCTCTACCAAAACATCGAAGAACTCTGGGAGAACCACCGGGATGCTGAGACAATTCTCATCGATGTTCCAATTGGCCTTCGAGAGAAATCCAACGACAAGCGCCACTGCGATTCGAAAGCCCGTGAAAAACTGAGTCCAGACCGACACACGAGCGTTTTCCCGACTCCCGTTCGAGAGGCAGTGCATTGCGAGGACTATGAGTCGGCAAAAGCAAAGCAAGAGAAGCTGACCGATGGGAGCCTCGGTACGCAGACGTGGGCAATTTCGGATAAAATCAAGGAGTTGGATGAGTTTCTCAGGAACACTGAAGATGCACGGGGTATCGTCCGTGAGGCACATCCTGAGGTCTGTTTCTGGGCATTCAACGACGAAGAAGCTATAGAATACTCGAAAACAAGCCAACCCCTCACGGCCTTTTGGAGCCGTGTCAACGTTCTCGAACGAGTCGACGAAGACGTGTTAACGCATTTGCGAGATGGAGGACTTGCAGTTGAGACTGAAGCCTCCAACGACGATTTGCTGGATGCGTTCGTGCTTGCGCTCACAGCGAGTGCACGTACTGGACCACTCCAGACGCTCCCTGAGGATCCCGAAGACGATCCAAAAGGGCTTCCCATGGAGATGGTCTATGCAGTGAGGTAG
- a CDS encoding PrgI family protein, with translation MSTDSNGAARRVMNAFGEESRIPYLNIDEGDVGVLLGFPILALFLAEVLGLQSLAVPLIAAGFGFGAALVFVTPDHLSASEWLQTLLRYAKRPKITYNVATEATKSHESDSTRNEGGLANYTPFTPDERTQDLTNIERAWPGTGAIQRQDGVMEAFIEVYPGNMDFAMSGDWATLQHAASEFANKELDFALKFHTTTRSFPVEKVIARTEERLRDDDVKSNPVFEELLREYRDRRPEEMDGTQQLHYYLGVEVNQLEVYDRFQYERTPAEKLTTIPFIGILFTPFVTRREDFSDAELRARMFERLDERLSTVRSEFIQQADEWSARRLSTVELFVLCMDFWNGEEYDVDDASHVVREQPIVGNASRREDAE, from the coding sequence ATGTCCACAGATAGCAACGGCGCAGCACGACGCGTAATGAACGCCTTTGGCGAAGAAAGCCGCATCCCATACCTCAACATCGACGAAGGAGACGTCGGCGTCCTACTCGGATTCCCGATTCTCGCACTCTTCCTCGCGGAGGTACTCGGGCTACAATCGCTCGCAGTACCCCTCATTGCCGCTGGTTTCGGGTTCGGCGCTGCCCTCGTCTTCGTCACGCCCGACCACCTCTCAGCAAGCGAGTGGCTTCAGACACTCCTTCGGTACGCAAAGCGACCCAAAATCACCTACAATGTCGCCACTGAGGCCACCAAGAGTCACGAGTCGGATAGTACACGTAACGAGGGCGGGCTCGCGAACTACACGCCCTTCACGCCAGACGAACGCACTCAGGACTTGACGAATATCGAACGTGCGTGGCCCGGAACGGGCGCAATTCAGCGGCAAGACGGTGTGATGGAAGCATTCATCGAAGTTTATCCAGGGAACATGGATTTCGCGATGTCCGGTGACTGGGCGACGCTCCAGCACGCTGCCAGCGAATTCGCAAACAAGGAACTCGATTTCGCGCTCAAATTCCACACCACCACGCGGTCGTTCCCAGTTGAGAAAGTCATTGCTCGAACCGAAGAGCGACTCCGTGATGATGACGTAAAATCGAATCCGGTGTTCGAGGAATTGCTGCGAGAATATCGTGACCGACGTCCAGAGGAGATGGACGGCACCCAGCAACTCCACTACTACCTCGGCGTCGAGGTGAATCAGTTGGAAGTCTATGACCGCTTCCAGTACGAACGCACTCCCGCAGAGAAACTCACGACGATTCCATTCATCGGGATTCTCTTTACACCCTTTGTGACACGACGTGAGGACTTCTCGGATGCAGAGCTTCGCGCGAGGATGTTCGAGCGCCTCGACGAACGGCTCTCGACAGTACGTTCTGAATTTATTCAGCAGGCAGATGAGTGGTCTGCACGGCGTCTCAGTACCGTCGAGTTGTTCGTGCTCTGTATGGACTTCTGGAACGGCGAAGAATACGACGTCGACGACGCATCGCACGTCGTTCGCGAGCAGCCTATTGTTGGTAATGCGTCTCGCCGGGAGGACGCAGAATGA